CCACGAGCTCAGAATAGGGCATGGCGACCTCCCGGAGAGCGTTTTCAAGCTGTTCCTCCTTTTTGATGAGCTCCTCGATCTTCTTCCCATTGTCCCCTCCCCCTCAGGCACGGTCGCTTCGTTCGTCAGGCAAGGATTTAAGATGTTTCTCCATATGGGATGACCATGGGCAGGGCCAGGAACTTGATCGTGCCGACCGGACATCACGGTGTTTTCACGGATGGCAGCATGCTCTTCACCAGAAACTCGGTGCCAAATGACAGGGTCTACGGGGAGAGGCTTTATGACCAGGAAGGTGTGGAATATAGAGAATGGGTGCCGAGCCGGAGCAAGCTGGCAGCTTATCTGAGAAAGGGCGGAGAGAGCTTTCCTTTCAAAGAAGGTACGACGGTCCTATACCTCGGGGCGGCGAGCGGTACCACGTCCAGTCATGTGGCCGACATCGTGGGGAAAGGGACGGTCTATTGTGTAGAGGTCTCGCCAAGGTCTTTCAGGGACCTCGTCGCCGTTTGCGAGAAGAGAAAAAACATGGTTCCTGTCCTCTCAGATGCCACCAGACCTGAGGACTACTCGTTCATCGTTGAGTCGCCAGATATCCTCTATCAGGACATAGCACAGAAGGGGCAGGCAGCGATATTTGTTAAGAACATGAGGGCTTTCGGAATAAAGGAGGGGATGCTCACGGTCAAGGCCCGCTCTGAAGATGTCACAAAAGACCCTAAGGAGGTCTTCGCTGACGTGACCTCTCAATTGGAAAGATCTGGGTTCAAGGTCGTCGAGCTCGTCGATCTTGATCCCTTCGAGAAAGACCATGCAATGGCCGTGGTGAGGGCTTGACTGACTTCGTCTATGCTATCGCATTCGTCGGGGACAGGTTCCTGATGGTCATGAACCCGAAAAGGGGAGGGTGGGAGATGCCAGGAGGCCATGTCGAAGAGGGGGAGGATGCCGAGACCGCCATAGTGCGCGAGTTCAAGGAGGAGACGGGGCAGATCTTCCTGCCCATGATGGCAATGAGGTATGGCTATGGCGCGGTATTCGCAGGTATGATGAAGGAGACGGATGAGCGAGGAGAGATGGAATGGGGCCTTTTCGATTCTTTGCCCAGGGACCTTTCCTTCCCTGAGGTCGAATACCTCGCTCAGGTCGATTGGGCCAGAAAAGCGGTCAAAGGCGGGTTTCAAGGGGCTCGGGAAAAATCAAAGTCTTAAATATTAGTAGTTAAATTGGCAGTCGCTTCGCCACAGCAGAAACGCTTTATTGAATTCATGGAAGGTTGACATTCATGGCAAAGAT
This genomic window from Methanomassiliicoccales archaeon contains:
- a CDS encoding fibrillarin-like rRNA/tRNA 2'-O-methyltransferase — its product is MGRARNLIVPTGHHGVFTDGSMLFTRNSVPNDRVYGERLYDQEGVEYREWVPSRSKLAAYLRKGGESFPFKEGTTVLYLGAASGTTSSHVADIVGKGTVYCVEVSPRSFRDLVAVCEKRKNMVPVLSDATRPEDYSFIVESPDILYQDIAQKGQAAIFVKNMRAFGIKEGMLTVKARSEDVTKDPKEVFADVTSQLERSGFKVVELVDLDPFEKDHAMAVVRA
- a CDS encoding NUDIX hydrolase; this translates as MVMNPKRGGWEMPGGHVEEGEDAETAIVREFKEETGQIFLPMMAMRYGYGAVFAGMMKETDERGEMEWGLFDSLPRDLSFPEVEYLAQVDWARKAVKGGFQGAREKSKS